One Actinospica robiniae DSM 44927 genomic region harbors:
- a CDS encoding helix-turn-helix domain-containing protein — MESSPANGRGRPRSSSHSEGAASAVPATAPTTEDAETPNPLRTLMRQRMEEKRLSYGEVARRGGISKSTVHHLVSGERPVRMLQSATLRGLAQGLELPLDVVRRAAAQSVGIYMYEPAPAPEVDLLIASLQQLSARDRQHVAALVESLLRHSREAEGDEDEGGYETESEPGDGDEDEGPQA; from the coding sequence GTGGAGTCGAGCCCTGCGAACGGCCGTGGACGTCCTCGATCGAGCTCTCATAGCGAAGGCGCCGCCTCGGCCGTCCCGGCGACCGCTCCGACGACCGAGGACGCTGAGACGCCCAACCCGCTGCGGACGCTGATGCGCCAGCGGATGGAGGAGAAGCGCCTGTCCTACGGGGAGGTGGCGCGGCGCGGGGGCATCTCCAAGTCGACCGTGCATCATCTCGTCTCCGGGGAACGGCCGGTGCGCATGCTGCAGTCCGCGACGCTGCGCGGCCTCGCCCAAGGCCTCGAGCTGCCGTTGGACGTGGTCCGGCGCGCGGCCGCGCAGTCGGTCGGGATCTACATGTACGAGCCCGCGCCCGCGCCCGAGGTGGACCTGCTGATCGCGAGCCTCCAGCAGCTCTCGGCGCGGGACCGCCAGCACGTCGCCGCCCTCGTCGAGTCGTTGCTGCGGCACAGCCGGGAGGCCGAGGGGGACGAGGATGAAGGCGGGTACGAAACCGAGTCCGAGCCCGGAGACGGCGACGAGGACGAGGGCCCGCAGGCGTAG
- a CDS encoding helix-turn-helix domain-containing protein encodes MAGRGRPKAELTLTATERAELLRAVRVAQAWQSYVLRCQIVLASADGATDMRIAQELGVSIPTVGKWRARFRAAGIDGLVDVPRPGRGPAVSREERAWIAALAAGGPGVSAAVGEAAEAASADHWTLDALAEAVRGEGIGVGRAQLLRILEDEGVRWRRTTSDGAQTP; translated from the coding sequence ATGGCGGGCAGAGGGCGCCCGAAGGCCGAGTTGACGCTGACGGCGACGGAGCGGGCGGAGCTGCTCCGAGCGGTCCGAGTGGCGCAGGCTTGGCAGAGCTATGTGCTGCGTTGTCAGATCGTGCTGGCGAGTGCGGACGGCGCAACCGACATGCGGATCGCCCAGGAGCTGGGCGTCTCGATACCGACGGTGGGCAAGTGGCGCGCCCGTTTCCGGGCCGCGGGCATCGACGGGCTCGTGGACGTCCCCAGGCCTGGGCGCGGACCCGCCGTCAGCCGGGAGGAGCGTGCCTGGATCGCGGCCCTCGCCGCCGGCGGTCCGGGCGTGTCGGCGGCCGTGGGGGAGGCAGCGGAGGCGGCGTCCGCGGACCACTGGACCCTGGACGCGTTGGCCGAGGCGGTGCGCGGTGAGGGCATCGGCGTGGGCCGCGCGCAGCTGCTGCGGATCCTCGAGGACGAGGGCGTCCGGTGGCGTCGAACGACGTCGGACGGCGCGCAGACACCGTGA
- a CDS encoding C40 family peptidase → MSAHRPPTHPTRPPTYPTPVPHPARPHPYPYPTRRTLTALAVGASALISPLLGQIDAHADAEEPISPAAYEQELNAAATADEAYDAALAQAAQLQQRIDALQARISSDIGARDALQRTLGFQAALQYRGGAMPGLELVLDDDPAAYLNAALVREEIAGEDTRALRSLAEDEARLAADQSLVRADLARQQAAVDAAQGRKDAALAAAKGAEAIFDALGSAGQRAVSAAGQGVDPGRVHLTATAPNARAAAAVAYAESKVGDPYSYGAAGPNAFDCSGLTMAAWARAGVALPHNAAAQAAMLAAVSVSQLEPGDLVFYSYDGGAIAHVAVYVGNGLVVHAPRPGEDVQYGNVFTVGPIVRVGRVTA, encoded by the coding sequence ATGTCAGCTCACCGTCCCCCCACGCACCCGACCCGTCCGCCCACGTACCCGACTCCCGTCCCGCACCCGGCCCGTCCGCATCCGTATCCGTACCCGACCCGCAGGACGCTCACGGCGCTCGCGGTCGGGGCGAGCGCGCTGATCTCCCCGCTGCTGGGGCAGATCGACGCGCACGCCGACGCGGAGGAGCCGATCTCGCCCGCCGCGTACGAGCAGGAGCTGAACGCCGCGGCGACCGCGGACGAGGCCTACGACGCGGCTCTTGCGCAGGCCGCGCAGCTTCAGCAGAGGATCGACGCGCTTCAGGCGCGGATCTCGTCCGACATCGGCGCGCGCGACGCTCTCCAACGGACGCTCGGTTTTCAAGCCGCGCTGCAGTACCGGGGCGGTGCGATGCCCGGCCTCGAGCTCGTCCTGGACGACGACCCCGCCGCATACCTGAACGCGGCCCTGGTCCGCGAGGAGATCGCCGGCGAGGATACCAGGGCCTTGCGATCACTGGCCGAGGACGAGGCGCGGCTCGCCGCGGACCAGTCGCTCGTGCGGGCCGACCTCGCCCGACAGCAGGCGGCCGTCGACGCCGCGCAGGGCCGCAAGGATGCGGCACTGGCCGCGGCGAAGGGGGCGGAGGCGATTTTCGACGCCCTCGGCAGCGCCGGGCAGCGGGCCGTCTCCGCGGCCGGGCAGGGGGTGGATCCGGGACGGGTGCATCTGACCGCGACGGCTCCGAACGCGCGCGCCGCCGCCGCGGTGGCGTATGCGGAGTCGAAGGTCGGCGATCCGTACTCCTACGGTGCCGCCGGACCGAACGCGTTCGACTGCTCGGGCCTGACGATGGCGGCCTGGGCGCGGGCCGGGGTCGCGCTGCCGCACAACGCCGCCGCTCAGGCCGCGATGCTGGCCGCGGTCAGCGTCTCCCAGCTCGAGCCCGGCGATCTCGTCTTCTACAGCTACGACGGCGGTGCGATCGCGCATGTGGCCGTCTACGTGGGCAACGGACTGGTCGTCCACGCTCCACGGCCCGGTGAGGACGTGCAGTACGGCAACGTCTTCACCGTCGGCCCGATCGTGCGCGTGGGCCGGGTCACCGCCTAG
- a CDS encoding ankyrin repeat domain-containing protein produces the protein MPGPVQVLRDKRSSSAFPGAPERRSEPHDAGHDVEDDNGDGWTLLRHAVDTEIDGHDQTGKPLHVDVTALLLARGADPLRSADGVTVVAEAERRGHWLAAELMNAWIGRSR, from the coding sequence ATGCCCGGACCCGTTCAAGTTCTTCGCGATAAGCGCAGTTCTTCCGCGTTTCCCGGGGCGCCGGAGCGAAGATCCGAACCTCACGATGCCGGTCATGACGTCGAAGACGATAACGGTGACGGCTGGACCCTGCTCCGTCACGCGGTAGACACCGAGATCGACGGCCACGACCAGACGGGTAAGCCGCTGCATGTCGATGTCACCGCGCTGCTCCTTGCCCGTGGGGCGGACCCGTTGCGTAGCGCCGATGGCGTCACAGTCGTCGCCGAAGCGGAACGGCGCGGACATTGGTTGGCGGCGGAGCTCATGAACGCCTGGATCGGCCGGTCACGCTGA
- a CDS encoding GH1 family beta-glucosidase, with the protein MGITDDFRVSGLKFPDGFVFGAATAAYQIEGAATEDGRGPSIWDTFSHVPGNVENGDTGDVAIDFYHRVDEDLDLVKSLGLSAYRLSIAWPRILPAGTGEINEAGLAFYEKVVDGLIARGIEPIVTLYHWDLPQPLEDRGGWTTRETSYAFAEYARVVGRRLGDRVAVWTTLNEPWCSAYLGYASGNHAPGRRSEIGALQAVHHLNLAHGLALIELRKVVKRPDAKFSVTNNLAMTYAADPANPEDVDAKRQLDALQNRAFTDPQLRGFYPHDLLMDTKHITDWSFVQDGDLELINQPIDIVGINYYCTGTVRRGPEHPTEGTVHPGAACVESVEQPGPYTEMGWNVAPQGLYDLLVATHEAYPEFEIMVTENGAAYRDELVEEDGVKRVHDPERVDYLQRHLVSAHRAIEAGVPLTGYFAWSLMDNFEWAFGYSKRFGIVYVDYATQERTKKDSALWYEKLAETGVIPEA; encoded by the coding sequence ATGGGCATCACCGACGACTTCCGCGTGAGCGGTCTGAAGTTCCCCGACGGGTTCGTCTTCGGCGCCGCGACAGCGGCGTATCAGATCGAAGGCGCGGCCACCGAGGACGGGCGCGGACCGAGCATCTGGGACACCTTCAGCCATGTCCCCGGCAATGTCGAGAACGGTGACACCGGTGACGTCGCGATCGACTTCTACCACCGCGTCGACGAGGACCTCGACCTCGTCAAGAGCCTGGGCCTGTCCGCCTACCGCCTCTCGATCGCTTGGCCGCGCATCCTGCCGGCCGGCACCGGCGAGATCAACGAGGCCGGCCTCGCCTTCTACGAGAAGGTCGTCGACGGCCTGATCGCACGCGGCATCGAGCCCATCGTGACGCTCTACCACTGGGACCTGCCCCAGCCGCTCGAGGACCGCGGCGGCTGGACCACCCGCGAGACCAGCTACGCCTTCGCCGAGTACGCGCGCGTCGTCGGCCGGCGCCTCGGCGACCGCGTCGCCGTGTGGACCACGCTCAACGAACCGTGGTGCTCGGCCTACCTCGGCTATGCGAGCGGCAACCATGCTCCCGGGCGCCGCAGCGAGATCGGGGCGCTGCAGGCCGTGCACCACCTGAACCTCGCCCACGGCCTCGCGCTCATCGAGCTGCGCAAGGTCGTCAAGCGGCCGGACGCCAAGTTCTCCGTGACCAACAACTTGGCGATGACGTACGCCGCGGACCCGGCCAATCCCGAGGACGTCGACGCGAAGCGCCAGCTCGACGCCCTCCAGAACCGCGCGTTCACGGACCCGCAGCTGCGCGGCTTCTACCCGCACGACCTGCTGATGGACACCAAGCACATCACCGACTGGTCGTTCGTGCAGGACGGCGACCTCGAGTTGATCAACCAGCCGATCGACATCGTGGGCATCAACTACTACTGCACCGGCACGGTGCGCCGCGGTCCCGAGCACCCGACCGAGGGCACCGTGCACCCGGGCGCCGCGTGCGTCGAATCCGTCGAGCAGCCCGGGCCGTACACGGAAATGGGCTGGAACGTCGCGCCGCAGGGCCTGTACGACCTGCTCGTGGCGACGCACGAGGCTTATCCCGAGTTCGAGATCATGGTCACCGAGAACGGTGCGGCCTACCGCGACGAGCTCGTCGAGGAAGACGGCGTCAAGCGCGTGCACGACCCCGAGCGCGTCGACTACCTGCAGCGCCACCTCGTGTCCGCCCATCGCGCGATCGAAGCAGGCGTGCCGCTGACCGGCTACTTCGCGTGGTCGCTGATGGACAACTTCGAGTGGGCTTTCGGATACTCGAAGCGGTTCGGCATCGTGTACGTCGACTACGCGACCCAGGAGCGCACCAAGAAGGACAGCGCACTCTGGTACGAGAAGCTCGCCGAAACGGGCGTGATCCCCGAAGCGTAG